A genomic window from Scophthalmus maximus strain ysfricsl-2021 chromosome 17, ASM2237912v1, whole genome shotgun sequence includes:
- the ppp1caa gene encoding protein phosphatase 1, catalytic subunit, alpha isozyme a, giving the protein MAEPDKLNIDSIIQRLLEVKGSRPGKNVQLTESEIRGLCLKSREIFLSQPILLELEAPLKICGDVHGQYYDLLRLFEYGGFPPESNYLFLGDYVDRGKQSLETICLLLAYKIKYPENFFLLRGNHECASINRIYGFYDECKRRYNIKLWKTFTDCFNCLPVAAIVDEKIFCCHGGLSPDLQSMEQIRRVMRPTDVPDQGLLCDLLWADPDKDVLGWGENDRGVSFTFGADVVAKFLHKHDMDLICRAHQVVEDGYEFFAKRQLVTLFSAPNYCGEFDNAGAMMSVDETLMCSFQILKPADKKLYPYGTGAGMGSGRPVTPPRNSAKAAKAKK; this is encoded by the exons atggCGGAGCCGGACAAATTAAACATCGACTCCATAATTCAGCGTCTCCTGGAAG TCAAGGGCTCTCGGCCAGGGAAGAATGTCCAGCTGACGGAGAGCGAGATCCGCGGCCTTTGCCTCAAGTCCCGTGAAATCTTCCTGAGCCAGCCGATCCTGCTCGAGTTGGAGGCTCCCCTCAAAATCTGCG gcGACGTCCATGGTCAGTACTACGACCTGCTCCGGCTGTTTGAATACGGAGGCTTCCCCCCGGAGAGCAACTACCTGTTCCTGGGTGACTACGTAGACCGAGGGAAGCAGTCGCTGGAGACTATATGCCTGCTTCTTGCTTACAAGATTAAATACCCAGAGAATTTTTTCCTGCTGCGTGGCAACCACGAATGCGCCTCTATTAATCGAATCTACGGCTTCTACGACGAGT GCAAGCGACGGTATAACATTAAGCTGTGGAAGACCTTCACAGACTGCTTCAACTGTTTACCCGTGGCTGCCATCGTAGATGAGAAAATCTTCTGCTGTCACGGAG GCCTCTCTCCCGATCTTCAGTCGATGGAGCAGATCCGCAGAGTAATGCGGCCCACGGACGTGCCCGACCAGGGGCTGCTGTGCGACCTGCTGTGGGCCGACCCCGACAAAGACGTGCTGGGCTGGGGGGAAAACGACCGCGGCGTCTCCTTCACGTTCGGGGCCGACGTGGTGGCCAAATTTTTGCACAAACACGACATGGACCTAATATGCAGGGCACATCAG GTGGTAGAAGACGGGTATGAGTTTTTCGCAAAGAGGCAGCTCGTCACCTTATTCTCGGCTCCAAACTACTGCGGGGAGTTTGACAACGCTGGTGCCATGATGAGTGTGGATGAGACGCTCATGTGCTCcttccag attCTGAAGCCAGCAGACAAGAAATTGTATCCTTATGGCACAGGGGCAGGAATGGGATCTGGGAGACCGGTCACCCCGCCGCGAAATTCAGCCAAGGCCGCCAAGGCCAAGAAATAA
- the cldni gene encoding claudin i, whose translation MGSVGVQIVCVALGVLGLVGVIVICAVPRWKVSSFSGANIVTAQSAQDGLWMSCVVQSTGQQQCKKYDSMLVLSSDLQAARAMTIIGCMISGLSLLILFCGADFTTCIENEAVKPKISLVAGVGLLLAGLLAIIPVSWSAHTTVRQFNDPLVPASQKKELGACIFVGWGAGVLLILAGGLLCCFSRPKYGGSGGTAKYYSNNASAPNKNYV comes from the exons atGGGATCTGTCGGAGTTCAGATTGTGTGCGTGGCCCTCGGGGTCCTCGGCCTGGTCGGGGTCATCGTGATCTGCGCCGTCCCCCGCTGGAAGGTCTCCTCTTTCAGCGGAGCCAACATTGTGACCGcacag aGTGCTCAGGACGGCCTGTGGATGAGCTGCGTGGTGCAGAGCACCGGCCAGCAGCAGTGCAAGAAGTACGATTCCATGCTGGTGCTGTCCTCCGACCTGCAGGCCGCCCGCGCCATGACCATCATCGGCTGCATGATCAGCGGCCTCAGCCTCCTCATCCTGTTCTGCGGCGCCGACTTCACCACGTGCATCGAGAACGAAGCCGTCAAGCCCAAGATCAGCCTGGTGGCCGGGGTGGGCCTGCTGCTCGCCGGCCTCCTGGCCATCATCCCCGTCAGCTGGTCGGCGCACACCACCGTGCGGCAGTTCAACGACCCCCTGGTGCCCGCCTCCCAGAAGAAGGAGCTGGGCGCGTGCATCTTCGTGGGCTGGGGGGCCGGCGTGCTGCTCATCCTGGCCGGAGGTCTGCTGTGCTGCTTCAGCAGGCCCAAGTACGGCGGGTCAGGGGGAACCGCCAAGTACTACAGCAACAACGCCTCCGCCCCCAACAAAAACTACGTGTAG
- the coro1a gene encoding coronin-1A produces the protein MSRQVVRSSKFRHVFGQPVKNDQCYDDIRISQMTWDSCFCSANPKFVAMIVDASGGGAFMVLPLSKTGRIDMSYPTVCGHTGPVLDIEFCPHNDNIIASGSEDCSVMIWEIPDGGLTSPLTEPVVKLEGHSKRVGILSWHPTAHNVLMSAGCDNVVILWNVARGEAVVRMDSVHTDHIYSACWNRDGSRILTSCKDKTMRVLDPRKGTVLYEKEKPHEGSRPVRAVFVSDGKILSTGFSRMSERQVALWDPKDFKEPLNLEELDTSSGVLMPFFDPDTGVVYLCGKGDSSIRYFEVTDEAPYVHFLSMYSSKDSQKGICWMPKRGLEVNKCEIARFYKLHERKCEPIVMTVPRKSDLFQEDLYPDTIGPEPSVEADEWFQGTDGEPILISLKEGFATTTKSKQFKVIKSLLKTTSASVGSQPDICGEVQSLRREMKDLKAAMEELVKRVSELESKH, from the exons ATGTCCAGGCAGGTCGTGAGGAGCAGTAAGTTCCGCCACGTGTTTGGCCAGCCGGTGAAGAATGACCAATGCTACGACGACATCCGCATCTCCCAGATGACCTGGGACAGCTGCTTCTGCTCGGCCAACCCCAAGTTCGTGGCCATGATCGTGGACGCCAGCGGCGGCGGGGCCTTCATGGTGCTGCCCCTGAGCAAG ACCGGGCGTATCGACATGTCCTACCCCACCGTGTGCGGCCACACAGGTCCGGTGCTGGACATCGAGTTCTGTCCTCACAACGACAACATCATCGCCAGCGGCTCTGAGGACTGCAGTGTCATG ATCTGGGAGATCCCGGATGGCGGCCTGACGTCCCCCCTCACAGAGCCCGTCGTCAAGCTGGAAGGCCACTCCAAACGGGTCGGCATCCTGAGCTGGCACCCCACCGCCCACAATGTGCTGATGAGCGCAG GCTGTGACAACGTGGTGATCCTGTGGAACGTGGCGCGCGGGGAGGCGGTGGTGAGGATGGACAGCGTGCACACCGACCACATCTACAGCGCCTGCTGGAACAGGGACGGCTCCAGGATTCTCACCTCCTGCAAGGACAAGACCATGCGGGTGCTGGACCCGCGCAAGGGCACCGTCCTCTAC gagaaggagaagcccCACGAGGGCTCCAGGCCCGTCAGGGCCGTGTTCGTGTCCGACGGGAAGATCCTCAGTACGGGCTTCAGCCGCATGAGCGAGAGGCAGGTGGCACTGTGGGACCCG AAGGACTTTAAAGAGCCGCTgaacctggaggagctggacaccAGCAGCGGCGTCCTCATGCCGTTTTTCGACCCGGACACCGGCGTCGTCTACCTCTGCGGCAAG GGCGACAGCAGCATCCGTTACTTCGAGGTGACGGACGAGGCTCCCTacgtccacttcctgtccatGTACAGCAGCAAGGACAGCCAGAAGGGAATCTGTTGGATGCCCAAGAGAGGCCTGGAGGTCAACAAATGTGAAATTGCCAG GTTCTACAAACTCCACGAGAGGAAATGCGAGCCCATAGTCATGACGGTGCCTCGCAAG TCTGATCTGTTCCAGGAGGACCTGTACCCGGACACCATCGGCCCCGAGCCCTCGGTCGAAGCCGACGAGTGGTTTCAGGGAACGGACGGCGAGCCCATCCTGATTTCCCTGAAGGAAGGGTTCGCGACGACCACCAAATCCAAGCAGTTCAAAGTCATCAAGAGTCTCCTGAAGACCACGTCCGCGTCCGTCGGCAGTCAGCCGGACATCTGTGGG GAGGTCCAGTCCttgaggagggagatgaaggaCCTCAAAGCAGCgatggaggagctggtgaagcGCGTGAGCGAGCTGGAGAGCAAACATTAA